CACCACGTAGCGCATCCACACTAATTCTGCGGGAAGTAATATCTTATCAGCGCCGATTCCGTGCCGTGCGATTCCCAACCGGGTACATTTACTTCTTCCGTGGGTGCTGTTACGTGTGGCTGgctttccatttcatttttcgaCTAGCGGCTTGATAAGACCGGTCCCAGCCGCAACTACCGAGCACTCACCGCACCAAAGTACATCGCTTCGTTTGTgataaaaggcaaaaaaaaataaataaaaaatgactGATATTATCAGGAAAGGAGCTCTGTTCCTAATGAGCCAAAAGTGTTACGATAACTACTTCCTGGAGCACGACTTCTTGGACAGTGAGTTGGCTGGCACCATAACTGgaggaatatatttttaaactattaaacTATGTTTGCAGTTCCCTGTTTCAAGGCTTTGCTGAGCAAGGGACTTGGTCTGGCTATCATTGCCGGTTCGGTGCTCGTGAAGGTCCCCCAGGTGCTGAAAATCCTCAGTAACAAGTCCGGCGAAGGCATCAACATAGTGGGCGTCATGCTGGATCTGTTGGCCATCTCGTTTCACATGTCCTACAGCTTCATGAACGGTTATCCCTTCAGTGCCTGGGGCGATAATACCTTCCTGGCGATTCAAACAGTGACGATTGCGGTCTTGGTCTTGTATTTCAGCGGTCGCAAGGCTCAGTCAGTGGTATTCCTCCTGGCCTATGCAATACTTCTCTACGTGCTCAACTCTGGCTTGACACCAATGAAGGCATTGCTCACCATCCAGAGCTGCAACATTCCCATTCTGTTGGTGGGTAAGCTGTCGCAGGCGTACACCAATTACAAGGCTGGATCTACCGGCCAATTGTCAGCCGCCACATGCATCATGATGTTTGCCGGATCGGTGGCTCGAATCTTCACCTCTATTCAGGAAACTGGCGATCAAATGATGATTATTACCTTCTGCGCCTCCACATTCGCCAATGGAGTTATTGTCTCACAGCTGATTTACTACTGGGATAAACCTGCTGGCGCACAGGCCGTCAAGGCAAAGGTCAAGAAGCCCAAAAGCAAGAAGGTCGATTAGAGATTAGAATTAAAATACCTCGAAGCTCTTGAGTTGGAACATTTTCTCGACATTGTAGAACAAATATTGAaagattaaataaattcattctTAGTTTATCGAAAGCAAAGTCTTAGTTTTAGTTGTCTTCGGCCTCGAAGTGCTTCTGCAGCAATGCCAAGGCCCGATAACGGTGCGAGATTGTGTTTTTCTCCGACTTGGGCAGCTCGGCATAGGTCTTCTCGTAGCCCTTTGGCTGGAACACGGGATCCCTGAATCAGAAGATCATTGCCATTGTGAATAATATTGTTTATAATCAATCGTTTCGATGACTCACCATCCAAAGTCCCTGGGGCCACGCGGCTCCACGATCACACCCTCTGTAACGCCCTTAAACAACTTTGGCTCTGCATCGGCACCATCGCAATAAGCGAAGGTGCACACTGCCTCGGCGGACTTATCTTCCCATCCGGCAAGTAGCCTGAACAATCCCTCTGGCTTCAACTTCTCCAAGAACCACTTGATGTACGGCCCGGGCAAGCCCTCTAGAGCGTTGAAGCACAGGCTGGTGTCCTCCACCAACACTGGACCATTCACGCGACGCGCCGCCTCCTTGCATTTCTTCACAGCTATCTCATCAATCTCGCCTGTAAGTTAACCTCTTTAGAGCACTCATATACCATAAGGAAATAAAAACCGTGCGGTGTGTAATGCGAACCTTGCAACTCCGGCAAATCCACTTTCTTGGACACAATGGTACGGGGGAAATTGGGGCCCAAGATTGCGATTAATTCCTCCAGCTTCTTGGCGTTGCCCGTAACAAAGGTAATTGGTTTCGACATGACTCGCCTATTGTTGGAGTCAATTGAAACAATTTAGAATTTACAGAGAagagatttgtgtgtttggtgaGGCCGGTGCGTCGCGTGCTTTGTGGAAACAGCTGATTTCGGCTTGTTGGCGCCAAAGTAGTTACGCATTCAAAATTTGTTCAGATTTCGACTTTTCTATAATAAAATCAATCACACGAAATGGAAGATTTAAGTAGCCTTCCTAGTAGAGTAGGTTTTATTCAATGTATTGTTACTTATATTTAAGacagcattttttgtttgtgtggagCTTTTGGGTATGGGGGATGCGGAGTACGGGGCCAGAGACCAATTAAATGAATGTTTAAATGAAAAGTGCGTTGCGCTGCTTGATTTGGACAGACAGAGGACAGAGTGATGGAGTCTAGTCGTCCAGCGTGAGATGCACATTTGCCGAGGGATGCAGTCCGAGATCTTTCAGCGAGCTCTGGTTGTGCTCGGCCTCGAGCGACTTGCGCGGAAAGGCGCAGATGAGCTTGTAGCCCTCTTGTGGGATGTGCTTGTGCGTTTGGCGAATGTATAGACGCAGGGTCTGAAGCTTGGTGTCCGAGGGCCAGCGTAGCTGAACGATTTCATCGGCGCCCAGGGCATTCAAAAGACGCAGCTTTAAAGTGGTCACCTCGTCCGTGGCTTCGCCCAGCTGAGTTTCGTAGGAggtggcggcagctgcagccacttTGAGCTCGTCATCGTCGAATTCCTCTAGGCTCTCGGCATCACTGGCCTGGCCATCCACCTTGTTGGCATCTCCGTTTTCGTTCATCGAATTCTTGATGGCCAGCTCGAGCTGCTCTTCCTCGGtgagctccagcagcttggctCGCTTCTTTGGCGTTCCGCGGGAACTGGCCGACGAGCACGAGGCCTCGGCATCCAGGTCCACGTCCTCGATATCATCGTCCTCAATGTTCGTGGCAGCTCGTTTCGACGAAGTACTGGGAGCATCTTCGTGGGTAAAGTCGCGGTGCTCTCGCAGAAATTGCCTCAAATCAGGCAGAACATTCTCCTGAGTGGGCTCCGGGCTGCGCCAAACCTCCTCGCCAGTGCGGGGATCAATGATGCACAGATACGGCAGCTTTGCGCAGTGATAAAAGGCCACAAAGCGGCGTCCCTCGGAGGTGTCGTTGTCCACCTGCCAGAACGTGAATTGACGCCTTACCAACTTCTTCAGATCCTTGTTTGACCAGACATCGCGGTTCATGGTCTGCGACTGAAAGTTATCCCCTTGTACGTTAACCAGCAGCCATCGCTGCCGCTTGGTGGCGAACTCGCGGGCCGCCGTCAAAGTTCCGGAATAGAGTATGTCTGTGGGGGGGCGGAATAGATCACCAAGGCGGGatgtggtggtggctgtggccgctCCGGCGCGTGAATTCAGCGCAATGGCCTGTCCGGCGACAACCATTTGGGCGGAGCGTTCGCGACGCCTTCGGTGGGCGCCGGGGTCCGAGTAGGCGCCTGTGGCCTGCAGTTGCTCCTCCATCAGGGCTGCCTCTCGGGCAAAGTCGCGGAGAGGACAGACCTTCTGCCGCTGCGAGACACGCGACAGccggttgctgttgctgccaccggACGCAAAGAAGTTGTCGTCTTCTGGCAGTAATAGCTGCTCCCTAATCGGAGCTATGGGAGCACGCACTTCGTCTTCATCGTCCAGTATTGGCAATGAAGGACCCGCGCTCGTCGATGATGTcgaggcagccgcagcaccaCCCTGCTCGAAAAACAGGGCCACCGCGGCAGCCACATCGTTGGCACAGGCTCCCAAATAGTGTTTGGCTTCATCCGCAGTGCATGCCGTGATTTCCACAACCTGCTTCACCAGCTCGTCTGGTGAATCATCGCTAGTGGACATTTTGTCTCCTTAATAGTTAATACTTTGCAATTTTAGTTTAAGTTGtcgccagtgtgaccgcagatttatcgatcaaatataccgcaagaGCCTCAAAAGGATGGCGAGATATTATCAGCTTTAAAATATACGGAATCCAACACACAATGCTCGTCGATTTTGTTTGCGCCAAAACTATAAATGTATCTGATTGATAAATCAATTCTCCAGCGATTTAGAAGTTTTCATTACTTCCTTTTATTGTATACCGCATTATTGGATAAATACGATCCTGTGGGATATACCAGTATGGTAGTTTTGTTATCGTAGCTGAGTACTCCGCTAAAAGCTGGTTGCTACATCTTTGTCGAAAGAAAACAGGGTTGATTTCTTATCGTATAGATCGTGTTTAACATCAAATTCCTGATACTATGCTTTCAAAATCTCAATTTAAAAAGAATATTGCAAAATAGGGCTGGTAAAAAGTGTATGAAAGAACTACGGCCAAACTTGtcaacatttgccatttccattttctcgTCAGGTGTCTCTGTCGCTAATTACATAGATATGTAGTAAATATGTAGCAAATCTGTAGTGACCGTGTCCCATCGTaagaatgtaattttaataatttttgattATACCTTTTAAGatgaataataaaattaaagtgGGTACTTAAAGTTTGCACATCGTTTGGGaaactaattaatttttcgtaaaaaattgtatattcaGTGCTGAAGTTACTAGTTAGCTAGCAATCGTAAGCCGAATATTAAAATCAAGGAATATCAACGCATTCATAATTCACATCTTCAGGCGCAGGCGAGACAGCTGGCCGTTGTGTCCGTCGTCGGCCGCtccgcttttgcttttgcaattttatCGTGCGCTTTTTCTACCGCCGTTGAGTGTACGTCCAAACATGAATGACTAATAGACTTGTAAATCAACCGACTTCTTAAAGTGCACGTGAATATGTGAGGCTCGGGCCCACAGCTGGGACAAGTTAAGCGCACTCGCGAGTTTTCCAATTGATCTGCGTGCCTGGTGCACCAAAGATTCACATACAAAGGACAGTcgaggaaaaaaaatattgaaagtgAATCCCATTTGCTGCCGCCCAGTGCCTCCTACTAACTCCCAACGAACGAAGATATGCTGCGCGGACGTTGAATATTCAGTGCGAGCGATTCTGAGGTGCCTGCGACTCGgctcatttgtttatttggttATCTCCGTCTCTCCGACACCGCCGTCTTCCATTTGCATCCGCTGCTGACGTTGCTAAAATGGTCTCGCTGATAAAGAACCAATTGCTCAAGCATTTGTCCATGTAAGTGTTGGCTGGCTCTGCCCCAGACGGGTTTGGTTTACGTGAAACCGAATTATAAGTATTGCTGCTATAGTTGCTGGGAGCGATGGGGGCACAGTAATCTAAAGCTCTTGAGGTCAGCGGGCGGACGCCAGAGCTACTGGAAACTCAATTGATTTTTCCCAGCGTTAGGCTGCTTCTGTACATGTCCATACAtattcttttgcagcttcccaCCCCTTCTCCCTGTATTCGTCACCTGTCGGCCAACTTTTTGCCCGCTTTTATGTCTTCTTTATCGTTTATGGCTTAGTTCCCACCACTCCCGCACTTATTCTTGGCCTGCCAGCACCCCACCCCAGTGTGGAGGTAGCTCCTGGCGTAACAAGTGGATTGCCAATTTTCCCCGACGAACTTTTGgtttcgctctctgtctcctgttttttttgcttacgGCGACTTGCAAGCTGTTTACCGCAATATGGTTTACTTCAGGCATTATACGATAGCCAGGTCGAGGGCACTGTGACTTTGActgtgtacacacatatgtacatacatatgtacacacatacatacatacattgcaGTTATGGAATTATTATTACAGTTGTGTCGTTACGGTTTTAGGAGCTGTTCTGGGCACAAATATGCCTGTAACAAAATGTGTACATTGATTGCCCTGCCAGCTCCCTTAACAATAGCTTATTTACATATAaccaagtacatatgtatgttatacATAACCATATTtgtacacacgtacacacaaacacaagtgctggggttttttgttttgttttggcattgtcTTGGTCCTTTGTGTGCCACCTTCTCATCTTATTTTCCACGCAATTAAGCTGCAAACAAGCCAACAAGGCCAAAATGCAGAGTAAACTTGTTGCCCCGAAATTCCCCATCCCAAATCGTAACATTATTTTaaagaaaagtttaaaaaaGCCTTTCTAATCCGTTGCCCTTGAGGGTGTTATCATTTTGGGCCAGAAGTTGGACACACTCTGAAGGCGAAAGCTCATTTGCTCATTTTCGTAGGATATTTTAGACTTCGGTGAGTCGAAAGTTAGTCAAAGTTGTTAAGTAACAAGTTGTCTTTTAATAGAATCAACTTTTTCTCGAGTAACTCCGCCATGCGCTTCCCTGCGGATGCGCTCTTGCGCGGCTTTAACCCAATCAATGttccgatttcgatttcaattatGCTCAGCCATTAGCGGGAAGTGGGTCAATTGGTGGCAACTGACTGAGTGGCCCCCATCTGGTGCCGACAGCACCCCACGCGCCACGTCCCGAGACCCTGCGACCCACAACCCACGACCCCCTTCCGTAAATACGATGGGACATGTTCGACAAGGCAGAAATAATTGCTAAGACAAGGCAGACGACTCGACGCACTCACAATGGTTCTCTTTCCCTTATCTCTGGCCCGCACACAGCTACACAAAGAACCTCTCCTCGGACAAAATCAACCTGAGCACCTTTCGCGGCGAGGGGGAGCTCTCAAACCTGGAACTGGACGAGCGGGTGCTCACCGAACTGCTGGAACTGCCTAGCTGGCTGCGCCTCACATCGGCCTGGTGCAACCATGTCTCCTTCCGCATTAGCTGGACCAAACTGAAGAGCGTGCCCATCACACTGGTGAGTGCTTGCCGACAAAGAGATTTCCCTTTCCACGTCCGACTTATGGACATGTTCCCTTTAAACAGACG
The sequence above is a segment of the Drosophila subobscura isolate 14011-0131.10 chromosome U, UCBerk_Dsub_1.0, whole genome shotgun sequence genome. Coding sequences within it:
- the LOC117902225 gene encoding mannose-P-dolichol utilization defect 1 protein homolog, yielding MTDIIRKGALFLMSQKCYDNYFLEHDFLDIPCFKALLSKGLGLAIIAGSVLVKVPQVLKILSNKSGEGINIVGVMLDLLAISFHMSYSFMNGYPFSAWGDNTFLAIQTVTIAVLVLYFSGRKAQSVVFLLAYAILLYVLNSGLTPMKALLTIQSCNIPILLVGKLSQAYTNYKAGSTGQLSAATCIMMFAGSVARIFTSIQETGDQMMIITFCASTFANGVIVSQLIYYWDKPAGAQAVKAKVKKPKSKKVD
- the LOC117902227 gene encoding inosine triphosphate pyrophosphatase → MSKPITFVTGNAKKLEELIAILGPNFPRTIVSKKVDLPELQGEIDEIAVKKCKEAARRVNGPVLVEDTSLCFNALEGLPGPYIKWFLEKLKPEGLFRLLAGWEDKSAEAVCTFAYCDGADAEPKLFKGVTEGVIVEPRGPRDFGWDPVFQPKGYEKTYAELPKSEKNTISHRYRALALLQKHFEAEDN
- the LOC117902218 gene encoding UBX domain-containing protein 7; the protein is MSTSDDSPDELVKQVVEITACTADEAKHYLGACANDVAAAVALFFEQGGAAAASTSSTSAGPSLPILDDEDEVRAPIAPIREQLLLPEDDNFFASGGSNSNRLSRVSQRQKVCPLRDFAREAALMEEQLQATGAYSDPGAHRRRRERSAQMVVAGQAIALNSRAGAATATTTSRLGDLFRPPTDILYSGTLTAAREFATKRQRWLLVNVQGDNFQSQTMNRDVWSNKDLKKLVRRQFTFWQVDNDTSEGRRFVAFYHCAKLPYLCIIDPRTGEEVWRSPEPTQENVLPDLRQFLREHRDFTHEDAPSTSSKRAATNIEDDDIEDVDLDAEASCSSASSRGTPKKRAKLLELTEEEQLELAIKNSMNENGDANKVDGQASDAESLEEFDDDELKVAAAAATSYETQLGEATDEVTTLKLRLLNALGADEIVQLRWPSDTKLQTLRLYIRQTHKHIPQEGYKLICAFPRKSLEAEHNQSSLKDLGLHPSANVHLTLDD